From the genome of Desulfobacterales bacterium:
CACTATCGTTAATACCTTAAAAAACAACATTATTAGAGTTATAAAATTTATTAATCTACGTTCCAATTCTGACTAAAGCAATAAAAAAATGTCTCACTAAGACATTTATGTATTAGGGCATAATAATTCTAATAATTATAATTTACTTGATACTTAAAAGCATTATGGTATAGAAATAAAAAAATAATTTCAGATTTAATAATACGATTAAGGAGGTTATATGGATTTAGTAATGCTTTCTCGGCTGCAGTTTGCAGTCGCAACAATGTTTCATTTTTTATTTGTACCTTTAACTTTAGGCTTGTCCGTGTTAATTGCTATTATGGAAACAAAATACGTAAGAACCGGAGATGAAATCTATCTTAAAATGACCAAATTTTGGGGTAAAATATTCTTAATTAACTTTGCAGTAGGTGTTGTGACTGGAATTACGCTTGAATTTCAATTTGGAACTAATTGGTCTCGTTATTCAATCTATGTTGGCGATATTTTTGGTTCAATACTTGCTATTGAAGCAACAGTAGCTTTTTTTCTTGAGTCCACATTTATTGGAGTGTGGGCATTTGGATGGAAAAAATTATCAAAAAAAGCTCACGCATTTGTAATATGGCTTGTAGCATTCGGTTCTATGATTTCAGGCTATTGGATATTAGTTGCAAATGCATGGATGCAACATCCAGTTGGTTATGTTATAAAAAATAATAGAGCTGAGCTTGTTGATTTTTTTGCTATTATTACTCAAAAACTCGCTCTTCTTGAATTTTTCCACACAATTCCAGCGGCATTTATTTTAAGCTCATTTTTTGTTATGAGCATAAGCGCATATCATCTATTAAAAAAACAAAATATAGATTTTTTTGAAAAATCTTTTAAACTTGCATTAGTAATGGGTCTAATATTTTCTATTGTAGTTATTGGAACTGGAGATATGAGCGGTGTTGATGTTGCACATACTCAACCAGCCAAGCTTGCGGCAATGGAATCCCACTGGGAAACAAAAACATACGCTCCAATTAATTTAATAGCAATTCCATCTGAAGAAGAAGAAAGAAATATTATCGAATTTGGGGAAATACCGGGGATTCTTAGTTTTCTCGCATTTCATGATTTTACAGCAGAAGTAAAAGGACTTAAAGATATTCCAAAGGATGAAAGACCTCCTGTTCTTTTAACTTCCATTGCTTTTAAAGGAATGGTAGGTTTAGGATCATATTTTTTTCTTATTACTTTAATCGGATGGTTTAAAAGAAACAAGCTGATTGATAGTGTAAAATTTCTTAAAATCATAATGATTTCCCTTCCTTTACCGTATATTGCAATAGAACTTGGATGGATACTTACAGAAGTAGGACGCCAGCCATGGATTGTTTACGGATTAATGAAAACTAAAGATGCTGTTTCAGTTTCTGTCTCAGAAATACAGGTAATTGCTTCTTTGATAGGTTTTATTGTAATTTATGGACTACTCGGAGCTATAGGCTTTTATTTAATTTTTAAAAATGCTTTAAAAGGACCTCAAAATTCTTAATTTTTTAGGTCTATCTTAACAAACAAAAATCATAAAAAATTAATGGAGGAAATCAATGTGTTGTATGGAAACAATGTGTATAGAAACAGTTTGGTTTTTTATTTGGGGACTTTTGTGGGCAATATTTTTCATTACAGATGGTTTTGATTTTGGAATTGGTGTTTTATACCCCTTTTTAGGTAAAAATGAAACAGACAAAAAGATAATGATAAATACGCTTGGTCCATTATGGGACGGCAATGAAGTATGGCTTATAACAGCAGGTGGAGTAACTTTTGCCGCATTTCCTCTTTTATATGCTGTTATGTTCTCTTCATTCTATTCTGCATTGATGATTATACTTTTTGCTTTAATTTTAAGGGGTGTGTCCTTTGAATTTAGAGGTCAAATTGACAATCCAAAATGGCATAGGGTTTGGGATACATGTATTTTTATCGGCAGCGCAATTCCGGCAATTTTATTTGGTGTTGCTTTTGCCAATATATTTAAAGGAATTCCAATCGATGGAAATGGACTATATCACGGTGATTTACTTAGTCTTTTAAATCCCTATGGAATACTTGGAGGAATCTTGTTTCTCGTTCTTTTTATGCAACATGGCGCTTTATGGCTTTGCATTAAAACAGAAGGCGAAATTCAACAAAAAGCAGTTAAGACCGCAAATGCAATATGGCCGCTGGTTTTAATTGTCGTTGCAGTATTTCTTGTTGTAAGTAAATTTGAAACAAAGTTATATGCTAATTATATTGAAACACCATACTTATTTGTAATTATTGCCGTTACTGTAGCTGCGCTTATTGGAATTATGATTTATTTAGTAAAACAAGATTATATGAGAGCATGGATATCATCGGCTATTACAATTGTAGGAGCAACATTTTTTGGAATAATTGGACTTTATCCAAATATGTTTCCGTCAAACATAAATAAAGAATTTAATATAACAGCATTTAATGCATCGTCAAGTCAATTAACATTACAAATAATGCTTATTGTGGCGATAATTTTTGTGCCAATTGTTATTGGATATCAAATTTGGGCTTATAATTTATTTAAAGATAAAATCAATAAAGACAATTTAATTTATTTTTAACATTATTCTAACTTTTTTCTATTAAAAAGTTAAAGGTTATTCTGTTAATTCTATAATTCTGAAAATTTTGATTCAGACATTTTCCAATTTATTTTTCTGTAATACTGTATTTCAGAAAAATTTATTTTTAACATTAATCATTTTTTTAAGTTAAGGAGGGGCTATTGAAAGCTTTTAATTTATCCA
Proteins encoded in this window:
- a CDS encoding cytochrome ubiquinol oxidase subunit I, translated to MDLVMLSRLQFAVATMFHFLFVPLTLGLSVLIAIMETKYVRTGDEIYLKMTKFWGKIFLINFAVGVVTGITLEFQFGTNWSRYSIYVGDIFGSILAIEATVAFFLESTFIGVWAFGWKKLSKKAHAFVIWLVAFGSMISGYWILVANAWMQHPVGYVIKNNRAELVDFFAIITQKLALLEFFHTIPAAFILSSFFVMSISAYHLLKKQNIDFFEKSFKLALVMGLIFSIVVIGTGDMSGVDVAHTQPAKLAAMESHWETKTYAPINLIAIPSEEEERNIIEFGEIPGILSFLAFHDFTAEVKGLKDIPKDERPPVLLTSIAFKGMVGLGSYFFLITLIGWFKRNKLIDSVKFLKIIMISLPLPYIAIELGWILTEVGRQPWIVYGLMKTKDAVSVSVSEIQVIASLIGFIVIYGLLGAIGFYLIFKNALKGPQNS
- the cydB gene encoding cytochrome d ubiquinol oxidase subunit II, giving the protein MCIETVWFFIWGLLWAIFFITDGFDFGIGVLYPFLGKNETDKKIMINTLGPLWDGNEVWLITAGGVTFAAFPLLYAVMFSSFYSALMIILFALILRGVSFEFRGQIDNPKWHRVWDTCIFIGSAIPAILFGVAFANIFKGIPIDGNGLYHGDLLSLLNPYGILGGILFLVLFMQHGALWLCIKTEGEIQQKAVKTANAIWPLVLIVVAVFLVVSKFETKLYANYIETPYLFVIIAVTVAALIGIMIYLVKQDYMRAWISSAITIVGATFFGIIGLYPNMFPSNINKEFNITAFNASSSQLTLQIMLIVAIIFVPIVIGYQIWAYNLFKDKINKDNLIYF